The following coding sequences lie in one Apium graveolens cultivar Ventura chromosome 3, ASM990537v1, whole genome shotgun sequence genomic window:
- the LOC141711027 gene encoding ADP,ATP carrier protein, mitochondrial-like, translating into MGDQKHLPTVAHKLDGQFHISSILSQDVRSRYGAPVQRGQFVYGNYSNARFQYTQTCVSRDMVAVNASLIFVQAPAEKGLARFAIDFLMGGVSVVVSKTVVASIERVKLLIQNQDEMLNTGHLSEPYKGIGERFSRTIKEEGFGSLRRGNNANVIRYFPTQLSLRRI; encoded by the exons ATGGGCGATCAGAAGCATCTCCCAACTGTTGCTCATAAGTTGGATGGACAGTTCCATATTAGCTCTATCCTATCTCAAGATGTTCGGAGCCGCTATGGAGCCCCTGTACAGCGTGGCCAGTTTGTATATGGAAATTACAGCAATGCTAGATTCCAATATACACAGACATGTGTATCCAGGGATATGGTTGCAGTAAATGCTTCACTTATTTTTGTCCAAGCTCCTGCTGAGAAAGGCCTTGCAAGATTTGCCATTGATTTTCTCATGGGTGGTGTCTCAGTTGTTGTGTCCAAGACTGTTGTTGCTTCAATTGAGCGTGTTAAATTGCTTATTCAGAACCAAGATGAGATGCTCAATACTGGCCATCTTTCGGAACCATACAAAGGTATTGGTGAACGTTTTAGTAGAACAATCAAGGAAGAAGGCTTTGGGTCTCTACGGAGAGGAAACAATGCCAATGTCATTCGTTACTTCCCCACTCAG TTATCGCTGAGAAGAATATAA